The Candidatus Limnocylindrales bacterium genomic sequence TCAGGGCTGCCGGAAGATACCAGGAAGTCCAGAGACCGGGAGGCAGGAACTCTTTAGTATTTTTTTGTCAAATTTTACAGTAACTGCTAGGTTCTGCCCTCACCCACGGCCCCTCTCCCACAAGGGGCCGTGGGTGAGAGGGAGCAAAGTACTGCGTGTTTACCGTTAGTTAGAAAAAGGTACTTCGTTAGCTGATTTGGATTGTTAAATCTCGATCATTGAATATCTAAAACCGCCGAGACGATATTGCTGGTACCTCCAGCATCTTTCACGTAGAGATTAACTTCGAGTTGTGAGGATCTGGGGGTAAAGGAGTTGACAGGGACAGGTATATGGAGGGTTTTGGGAGCTCCGTTAACTCTGAAAGAGATAGGAGAAAGAGAAGGCCCGTTGGTGATAAAGATGTGAATCGTTCCAGAGGTTATTCGCTCAGAACCAGGTGTATAATCAGTAGTCAGGGTTACAATCTGTCCAGGACTGGCCGGATTCGGGGTAATGGTCAGTGAAGATAAAGACGGGGGAGCAGCAACCGAAGGTGGAGAGTAGGGAAGAGGACCCCTTAAGCCACAGCCGTAAAGAATCCCTGGAGTTATCCCGATAAGAATCCAAAACAAAAGGTTTTTGTTTATCTGTCGCATCATGGGGTAACCTCATCATTTATGTAGGTTAGAAGTATTCAAATCTCAGTCGCATCTTTCAGATAAACCTTATAAAATAAAGCTTTCTATTTGTCAAGTTTATATCGAAGGAGAGAAGTATGAAGATCCCATCACGCTTACGAGAAAATGCCCTGGCTATTTTTAAGGCAGGACTTCAAGCTGCAGACCCTTTAGAAGCTATTCATCGCCATGTCAAACGGATGGGCCTTAAGCTTCAGGTGGGCGAAAAGGTTTACAATCTTTCAGATTACGAGAGGATGTATGTAATCGGAGGAGGAAAAGCCGGAGCTTCCATGGCCCGAGCCGTTGAAGATCTTCTAAAAGGTCGAATTACGGCCGGGCTTGTCAACGTGAAGTATGGGCATTTAGCCGATCTGGAGGTTATTCGGCTCAATGAAGCAGGTCATCCTATTCCCGATGAGGCAGGGGTTCGAGGCACTCAGGAAATTGTGGATCTGGCGCGTCAGGCCGGAGACAAAGACCTGGTCATTTGCCTCATTTCTGGAGGTGGCTCGGCCCTTCTTCCTCTTCCTGTTCCGGGGATCACCCTGGAGGAAAAGCAAACGGTCACCAAACTTCTATTAGCCTGTGGAGCTACCATCAATGAGATAAACGCACTGCGAAAGCATATCTCTCAAATTAAAGGAGGTCAACTGGCCCGAATCGTTATGCCGGCAACCCTTATCAGTCTGATTCTCTCCGATGTCATCGGAGATCCTCTCGACGTCATCGCCTCAGGACCCACCGTACCCGATGAAAGTACCTTCCAAGATTGCTGGCGAATTCTTGAGAAGTATCAATTGGTGGATCGGGTCCCTCACTCTGTTCTTAACCATATTCGTGGAGGTTTATCCGGTCGGATTGCGGAGACCCCTAAACCCGGTGATCCTGCCTTTGCTAAAACTCAGAACCTCATTGTCGGTAGCAATTTCCTGGCCGTTAAAGCAGCCGCCCAAAAAGCTAAAGAACTGGGTTATAACACCCTGATTCTCTCCTCCTTTGTGGAAGGAGAGACCCGGGAAGTAGCTAAAGTTCATACGGCAATCGTCAAAGAGATTTTAAACTCCGGTAACCCTATTCCTCCTCCCGCCTGTATCATCTCGGGAGGGGAAACTACCGTGACCCTCAAAGGAGAAGGATTGGGTGGAAGAAATCAGGAGTTTGTGCTGGCTGCCGCTTTAGATATAGCCGGTTTAAAAGACGTGGTAGTACTGAGTGCTGGAACCGATGGAACCGATGGCCCCACCGATGCAGCCGGTGCTATCGCCGATGGATCTACCGTGCAGCGAGCCAAAGAGTTAAAGCTGGATCCTTTTAAATACCTCCAGGAAAATGATTCCTATCACTTTTTTCAACCCCTTGGGGATTTGATCCTTACAGGACCTACCAATACCAACGTGATGGATTTACGAATCATGCTGGTAGGTACTTAGTGGCAAATTCCTTGGAAAATATTCCCATGAGAAGGCTGGTTTTGGTCTCCCTTGTAGGGATTCTTCCTTATTTTTGGGAGATAAGGTATCCTGATTCGGGAGAGATTTTGCGGGATAAGTTAGTTCAGGCAGGTCCTGTCCAGCCCAATATGCCACAGACCTCGCCCCCTCCACCCCAGGCCCCTCCTCCCCTTCCAACCCGACCCATTAAACCTCAAATCCCTCTACCCATTCCCCGTCCCCGGATCGTACCGATCCCTCCGGCCATGCCAGGGATCCCGGCAGACTTCGAATTTCTGTTAATCCCCATAAGAACCAACCTTCTCAAGGCAGGTTTCAATTCCAGAAGAGGTAATATCCGGGTGGCCAGCCTGCGTATTCGATCCGTCATAGCTGAATTAGACCTGCTCCGGCAGTGGTTCCCGGATACGGCCCCTCAAATTCAACAGGCTCAAAGTAACCTGAATGAAGCTCTACGGCTTTTGGATCGAAACAGACCCGATGAAGCGGTCAGAATCCTCCGGGAGTCCGAAAAAAATCTCGATTCGATCCTGAAAGGGGATGATATCAGGTAGAAATCTTGAATCGAATCTCTTGAAAGGTTTTTTCAAGGCTCTCTAACCGCTGGAGGGTGGTCTCATATTTTGTGAGGAGTATTTCAACCGGTCGGAGGATATGATCCTCTAAAGATTTGAGAATATCCTTCTGAACCTGTTCTCTAAGTTTATCTTGCTCCCTTCGAATCAAATGGCGAATTCTCCGTTTTAGGACCAAAGCTTCTATAAAGTAGCTGAGCAGAGGAACTGAAATTAAAGAAAAAATCAGAGATTGAATGTGGAGAAGGATCTCGTCTAAATGGATTTCATAAAGGGAGATTCGACTGATATAGGATAAAGCCGGAATCCCGACGGCAGCCAGGGTAGCCAGCAGAGGAAACAGGTGTTGTCGAGATCTCCATTTCTCCCATCCGGATAGTTGGGTATAGCTTTCTTTTAAGGAGGCTTTTAATTTTTCTTTTTCGGTCTCTAAAAGTTTTTTGATTTGATCCCGGTTAGGAGGATGGATAGGTGTACAGGTATAAGGGTGGGTGGACGTATGGGAAGTCGCTCCCATACGTCCATATTCCCCTGTTCCTACACTCCCGTATCCCCCTACTCCCCTACTCCCACTTTCTGAGAATACGCTCTCCCATTCTTTTTTAATATCCCGCAGAAGGGTATTCAGGCGATGATAAATTGCACCTAAATCCATCAAGGCCTCCCATTTATCTAAATAAACAGAGACATCTTGAAAATCTTTTTCCTGACCCTGTCCGGAAAATGTAGCTGCAAATTCTTGTAAATAGCCTTTAAAGTCGGAGGTTATCTGGCGTAGGAGATAAAAAGGGGAAAATAACCGAAATTTAAAACTGATCATGAACCCCAGAGGACCTCCCATGAGGAGATCGATGCGATTCATGAAAACATCCTCCAGGGTTCTCCTAAAATCTCGAGTAAATAATGGATCTACGACCCGATCCTCTACAATTTTAGGGATACTGGCCAGAGAACCCATCCCAGCCCGGTCAGGGGAACTTGTTTGGGGCCTGTCGGAGGGTTTTAGACTTGCCTCGGTTAATAAGTATCGACATTTCTGGATCATTTCCCATCCCTTTTCAAAATGAAGCAGGGTTTTTAAGTCGAGGAAAAGGGAATGAATATCCTCTAAAAACTTTATCTGACCCATCTGCTTCAAAGTGACCTGATCCCGAATCAACTTTTCGAGTTGACCGAATTCATTTTCGCTAAAATCCTTTGCTTCTCCTTGTTTACTCTGGAGAGCTCGCTTTGCAGAAATCCGGAATATCCGATTTCGGGGTAGGTTGGGATAGCCTTCTTCTTTCAAAACTTCCAGGAAATGATCCACAATCCTTTCTAAACTTTCTCGGGCCTGTTTGCGATTCGGTTTATTTTCCAGGAGCTCATCGATTCGATTAAAAACAAAAATAAAGCTCTTTTGATAATTGGCTAAAACCGATAAGTACTTTTCATGGAGGACCTCATCGTTATACTTTTCATGATCCACCATCCAGATAACGATGTCGGCATGGGGAATCATTTCATTGACTTGTTGAGGATGTGAAGGTTCGTCGCTATCAATGTCCGGTAGATCTACCAGAACTACCTCTTCCAGGGAGAATTCTTTGTGGGAAGAGATCTCATCCCGGCCAGGATGAAAGAAGGGATACTTTAAAATCTGATCGATCCGTTTCTGATGGCAGAAAAAGACTTTATGATCCGTGAATCCTCGCTTCGCGGAACTTTTAGAAATAACTTTCCCGGCAAGGGCATTGATTAAAGCAGATTTGCCAACCCCGGTCCCTCCAATGAGGGCTATAAATAAAGGCTCGTCCAGAGCGTTCAGCTTCTCTTGAATAGACCGGACCTTCTTTCGAAATAGTTCCAAAACGGCAGGATCCGGCCGGATAAAGTCCAGTTCATTTACGAACCTTTCTAGATCGTTGACCAGGTCCTTGAGATGGTCTTTGAGTTTACTTTGCATCGAGAAGGCGGAAGGTGAGAGGTCCGGTAAGCCTTCCTTTCACCTCTTATCTGGTTCCTTTCGCCTAATCCTTTTCGGCCTCCAGCCGTTGTATAAAGGGTACGGCCTTTGTTTTAAGGAGGCTTACATGAGCTGCCAAACGATTGATGTTTTCTAAATCTTTTTGATACTCTTGGATAAACCTTATATAGCGTTCTTTTCGTTTGTTTACTACATTTTTGAAAATATCTAAGTATCTTTCCCCTCCGGCAACCATAAACCGTTCCAGTTCTTCTTTTCCCCAAAATTTAGTAACCAGCCAATCCCATACCCAAGAAATTCCGGCTGCAGCGGCGGCTTCTTCACCGGTGATGGTTCCCCCCTTGGCTCCAATATAAATGAAGAGAAGTAAAATAAGTATTAAAATGACACTATCCATCAAATTGATCCACACAGAGCCAACTTCCCGAAGGGCTTGTATTTTGGAGTGCACCTCCCCTTCCAACCACTTCTTAAATTGGGTGACTTCCTGGTTATACAAGGTATAGATTGAGTCCGAAGCGTGAGGGGGTTTGAGAGGATGGGAGTGTGGAAGTAGAGGGGGTGGGGAGGTGGGGAAAATAGTGTCTGTATTCCCAGACCTACAGACTCCTACATTTCCAGACTCCCCTGCTCCTTCCAGACTGGATCCAATACAGCTTTCTTTAATCAATCGCTGTACATGGTCTTCCACATCTCCCAGGTGGCTCATCAGAATATTGAATTTCTTATCAAAATCCCCCTCGATAAAATGCTCGATGGCATCTCGACTTCTTTGGAGGGTCTTTTCTTCCTTACCGAAGATGCTCTTAAACCATTCCCAAACCGTCTTAACTCCCTTTAAAAGAGCTACATTCAGGGATCCGATGAGACTCGCCAGGTTTTCTCGAATCAAATTGATAACCGCACGGTTATTAAGCCCTCCCACGAGTTTAATTTCATTGATCATTGCTTCGGTAGTAAGGCGAAAATCTTTTTCAATTTGACTTTCCAGGCTAAGAAGTTCCCGTTGCTGTTCCTGGAGGTGGGCAAGCAGGGCTTCTAACCGCTCAATCAGATGATCCAGGGATCTGGAGACGAGTTGAAACTTAAACTTCCTTTTCTCTGCCGGATTCAGAAAAGTGTTAAAAAATTCGTAAAACTCATCTCTAACTTTTTGAGAAAGCTGTAGAGGATAATTCTCCGTTTGGGGTTGTTCCCGATCTATATAGAAAATCCTTTCTTCTAAAGGGGATCCCTGGATTCTTGAACGGGAGCCGGTAGGGTCCATCTTTGGAATCCTTCCCTTTTCCCGTAAGTGTTCCTTGAAATCTTCTATAAGTCCCTCGGCTTTATGCTCGGGAGTAAGCTTATTAAGGACAAAGACGACAGGTTTTCCCAGGCTTTGGAGGTACTGGACATCCTCCCAGAGGCGGTTATCGGCATACTTTTCTGTGCTGAATATAAACAGGATTAAGCTTGCGATATGGAACAGGTCATGGGCAACCTCCTTGTTTTGAGCCTCGGTGGTATCCACATCGGGGGTATCCAGTAGAGCAAAATCTTCTGGGTAGTCAGGCCGTTGGGAGGGATACAGGATAATTTTTCTAGGAAGAGATTTTTGTTTGTCCCTGGAAGACCTTGTGACCCGATTTTCAAATACTTGCAACATGACCTGTTGAGACACGATCTTCTCGTACGGTTCCAGGAAATCTTTTCGATTAAAATAAGCCGTTTGGGAAGGATGGTGGTAGAGGACCGGGATCGAAGTAGTCGGTCTTAAAAGGCTGACCAAACTTGCGATCTCGCCTGCAAGGGTGTTAAACAGCGTCGATTTCCCGCAACTCGAGCCTCCGGCAAAGGCGATGATAAAGGGCATGTTAAAGTTACTTAAAATAGAGGTCACACCTTCCAGATCCCGAGAACGAATTTCCGATAACTCCTCCATTTTTTTTAAATAATCTGGATAACCGGGCAGAAAGTAAACCCTGGTGAGATCCTCGATGATTTGATGGAGAAGCTCAAGGATTCCCTGTCTCTGTTCTTCAAGTTCTATACTGGGTGATTTAAAAGTATTCATCAGGGATTGAGTAAGAAATTTATTTTCTTTTAAATAAAAAAGGCTGCTTAACCCGCCATCAGGCTTAAATGATTGTAATTATAATATAACACAGACATTTTCTATCGCCATATTAAATTTAAAAACAGATCCTATCCCTTTGCAGAATGGGGCCTTCGTTTCCAGGCCTTCTCCAACATCCTGGACTTAAAGTAGTCCCCGGAGAGCTCCCATGGTGTAACCGGATCTGGGACCGGTCGTTCCGGTGGAACTTAACGGGTTTAACCCTTCCCCCGGGGTTTGATAACCTCGATTTAAAGTCCCTGAATCTTATCCCAACCCAGGAATCCTCGAGGGGTTAGGGAGCTATTTAAAATTTTAGTTGCAAGATCGGTAGTTTTTTACCGTTATGATAAAATCTTGACAGTTTGAGAGAAGCGGGTTTACACTCTTTCCTGAGATTAAAGGGGTTAGACACGGCCTGGAAAGTTCTATCTTTGAACTTGCTTAGGGACCCGAACAGGTTAGAGATTTATTATAGAAGGTTGAAAATTTTCCATTTAATCTGTTTTAGATAGGAGGTTCTTTCATGCGTTGGTCAAGGTATTTTTTACCTACTTTAAGGGAGGTGCCAGCAGAAGCCGAAGTCATCAGTCACCAATTGATGGTAAGGGCGGGAATGATTAGAAAATTAGCGGCGGGGGTCTATTCCTATCTTCCCTTTGGATTGAGGGCTTTAAAAAAAGTTAGGGAGATTATTCGGGAGGAAATGAACCGGAAGGGAGCGCTGGAGGTTTATCTTCCCGTAGTTCAGCCTGCAGAGATCTGGCAGGAATCGGGTCGATGGCAGCTTTATGGTAAAGAACTGTTACGGTTTAAAGACCGACATGATCGGGATTTTTGTCTGGGTCCCACCCATGAAGAAGTGATCACCGATATTGTACGTAAAGAGGTTAAATCTTATCGCCAGCTTCCCCTTAACCTTTACCAGATCCAGACAAAGTTTCGAGACGAGGTTCGGCCCCGGTTTGGGCTTATGCGGGGTCGAGAGTTCGAGATGAAGGATGCTTACAGTTTTGATAAAGATGAAGAGGGGGCCAACAAGAGCTACCAGGATATGTACGATGCTTATTGCAGGATTTTTGAGAGGTGTGATCTCAATTTCCGGGCTGTGGAAGCCGATACAGGTCCGATAGGAGGTTCCTATTCCCATGAGTTTATGGTGTTGGCCGATACCGGGGAAGATATTGTGGTGGGTTGTGATACCTGTAGCTATGCGGCGAATATGGAGAAAGCCGAAGTTCGACGGGAATCCAGGGAAACCCAAGGGGTTGAAATGAAGGAATTGGAAAAAATTTATACCCCCCAGGTTAAGACGATCCAGGATCTGACCACTTTTCTGTCTGCTAAACCGGATCAAATGGTTAAAACTTTGATATTTCAAGTCGATGGGCGACCGGTAGCAGTTTTGGTTCGTGGAGATCATGAAATTAACCCGGTAAAACTTAAAAATCTTCTGGGAGCCGATGTGGTGGAAATGGCCGATGAGGAAACCGTTCGAAGAGTTAGCGGTGCTCCGATAGGATTTGCAGGTCCTGTAGGACTCAAGGGTATCGAAATTATAGCAGATTTTGCCGTTCAAGGAATGTCAAATTTCATTACCGGAGCCAATGAAGCGGATAGACATCTAAAGAACGTTAACCTGAATCGGGATTTTAAAGTAGATCGGTTTGCAGATATTCGTCAGGCGATGGAGGGGGATCTTTGTCCACGGTGCGAAACCGGAAGACTAAAAATTACCCGGGGTATAGAAGTCGGTCATGTATTCAAGTTGGGAACCAAGTATAGTAAAGCCATGGGAGCTACTTTCCTGGATGCCGATGGAAAGGAAAAATACATTATCATGGGTTGTTATGGAATCGGGGTTGGAAGAACTGTAGCGGCTGCCATCGAACAAAATCATGATGAAAACGGAATTATCTGGCCTTTCCCCATCGCACCTTTTCATGTCCTGATTTTACCCGTTAACATGACAGACTCTCGTATGGTGGAAACAGCCGAAAAAATTTATCAAGAGCTTCTTGCAGAGGGGATCGAAGTACTTCTCGATGATCGGGATGAAAGGCCCGGGGCTAAGTTTAAAGATGCTGACCTTATTGGAATTCCTTTGAGGGTTACGGTGGGTAACCTGGTCGCATCGGAAGGAAAGGTTGAAATTAAATTCCGTAAAACTGGAGAAGTTGAAAAAGTTCCTGTCACTGAAGTAACACAACGGATTAAAGCGATTCTTTCTGCTCAGCTAAAATAGCTGGCAACTAGTTTGCACTCAACCTTACACAGGGATAGGAGGGTGAGCATTTGGGTATGAGCTTGCTGAAACGAAGGGTTAAAATTGGCCTCGCACTGGGTGGGGGTGTTGCACGTTCTATTGCCCATGTAGGCATCTTTAAAGTTTTAGAAAGAGAGAAAATTCCCATTGATTGTATGGCCGGTTGTAGTGGCGGAAGTTTAGCGGGTGCTCTCTATGCCTCTGGGGTCAGTGTCGAAGATCTAGAACGTATAGCTTCCACCCTCACCTGGAAACACATCGCCAATCTGGCACTTCCCAATCGGGGTTTTATTTCTAATAAAAGGATGCTCCGATTTTTGGAAAAAAATTGTCCCAAGAGCCGATTTGAAGATTTACGTATTCCCTTCAGTGTAGTGGCTACGGATCTCATGACAGGAGAGGAAGTTATCTTTGATCGAGGTGAACTGTTTCCGGCCATCCAGGCAAGTTGTAGTATTCCGGCCATTTTTAGACCGGTTAAGATCCAGGGTCGTCATTACATCGATGGGGGTTTTGTCAGCCAGATTCCGGTCCGGGCTGTTAGAAAAATGGGAGCCGATCTGGTAATTGCCTGCGATGTCAATTATAACGAGATCCGTAATGGAGAACCTACCAATCTCGTAACCCTTATTTTTCACCTTCTTTCTACCGTATCCCGGAAAAATGCCCTGGAATCCAGACAACAGGCGGATATTGTAATTTCGGTTGACGTCCATGGTATCGGATTATCCGAGCTCCACCGGGGTAAGGAGATTATTGCCCGGGGAGAAGAGGCAACACTCCAAATTCTTCCTATCCTGAAACAGGAAATCAGTAAACGAGAAAGTTTAGTTTCCCATACTTTAAGTAAATTATGTCATCTCTGACAAACACCATAAATCCCTTAGACGGCGAAGAAAGCCGTCTAAACCATGAAGATGTTTTTTCAGGTGACAAAATCGGTATCTGAAACCCTTTTTAGGGTATCAGTAAGTCAGGGGGAGTATTTATTCTTAGGGGATTTAAATTCTCCATGAGGGGGTTAACAAGAAGATTAACCCATTCATGGCGAACGGTATGGGTTTGTGTCGGCGAGATCGCTAATACTTGCTGGAATAACCGGTTTCCTCCTGGTCCTTGTGGCGTTCCTGTTTTGGCCAGTCTGTGTTCCGTTAAGTGAAGAAGATCTTACATCGTTCACCGTACCCATCGAGCAACGAACTGATAAAGATTTCTATCTCACAGTTTTTCAGAGGCGAACAGGTCGGTGGTATCAATGTAAAACCAGACTTTCAAGAAAAATGTTTTTTTGAAGGTATCCGGGGAGCACCTCACAGGCGCTTTGGAAGTGAACAGGCAAAAATAGCGTGTTATTCAAGCCTTCGTCAGGAAATAGCAGGCTCTGTGCGGTAGATTTTCAGAAGGTCGCCTTAATGAATTACCAGAGTAAATTCCCGGTAGGGACGAAACGGCTATTAACGAACGAACTAACGATCCTCAAGGAGCTCAGGCTTTAATACACCAATAAAAGGAAGATTGCGATACCTCTGTTTATAATCCAATCCATAACCCACAACAAATTTATCCGGAATTTCAAAACCTTGATACGCAATAGGAAGTTTTACGATTCTTCGAAATGGCTTATCTAAAAGGGTACAGATTTTTAAACTGGCCGGTTTTCTGGCCTCCAGATTGTTGAGGAGATACCTTAAAGTCAGACCGGTATCGATAATATCTTCAACGATAAGAATCTCGCGTCCGGTGATCGTTTCATCCAAATCTTTTAATATACGAACCACTCCGGAGGTTTTTTGAGAATCTCCATAGCTGGAAATGGCCATGAAATCCAGGGAGATATGAATAGAGATGGCCCGGGCCAAATCAGCCAGAAAAAACACCGCGCCTTTTAAAATACTTATCAGGATAGGTTCTTTATCCCGGTAATCCCGGGAAATGGCTTCGCCCAGTTCTTTAACACGACGTTGAATTTGATCTGTAGATACAAGAATTTCTTGAATATCGTTGGATAGCATAAGAGAAATTTCCTCTAAAAAAGTTAAAAAATTTTTATTATATCTTGACAAATTAAACAAAAAATCCTAGTATATGGGTAGAAGGCTCCGAGAGGTAGGAAGGTTGATCTAGCTGACCTAAAGAAGTGGCAACTTCGATGAAGTTACCGCAAATTGAAACCTGTAAAGGGAGTAAAGGTTGCGGTAATGGAGAAAAGCCCACAGGAGTTCTTCCTCTTCAGGAAGGCTAGGTAGACTGGAGGATCACTTGGGGCCTTCCTCTTTTTTTACCCCTCGACTCAATCCATATTTATAAAAGAGCTGTTGGTAGTCCTTTTCATAAAAAATCTTAATGTTGATATGGGGATATAACTCTCGAAGTTTCCTGATTTTTCGATTCTTTCGGGTAACCAGTTGTTGCTTCATGGTGGTTAATTCAATATAAAGATCCAGATCGGGTAAATAAAAATCCGGAGTAAAGGCTGTAACCACGTTTCCTTGCTCATCCCACGACAGAGGGAAGGTTTTGGGTTCATACTCCCATCGAATTTGATAAAAATCCAAAAGCCTTGCAAATTCCTCTTCACTGGGATTTGCAAAAACCGTTTTACGATGGGAAGGTTTTTTTCCGGTTAGAAATTTAGCCAGATGTAATTTGCTGTTAAATCTTAATTTTTCCAATTCCTCCGAGGTTTCCTTCTTTTTAAATCTAATTTCCTTCAGCTCGGTAGCTTGAAGGATCAATTTAACTGCACTTTCCTGCGTCCAGCTATCTGTATTGAGGATTAAATCATAGAATTTGAAGTCCATCCAATCCTCTCCGTACAGGTATCGGATATATTCCCGACGGTGACGATCACTTTCTTCCAGTAGAGAAGCCGCCCTGGCTTCATCCACATTAAGTCTTTCACAAAGCCGTTTTATTCGACTTTCCCAGGATGCCAGGATTTTGATATGAAGGGCACTGGAAAAGCCTTTGAAGAGAAAAGTTCCACCCCGACCCAGAACGATGATGTCCCTTTCCAGGGCCATGTCTGCAATAATAGTTCGAACCAAATCTATATACAGTCTTCTCTGATCGTCAGCCTTCTGAATTCCTTCCGGAATTTTTTCATCGATCTCATCCAGATGGAGGCCGGGAACTTCGTAACTCCGGAATTGCTCGCGGAGAAACCCTTGATCAATCAAAGTAAAGCCTAACTCTTTGGCTAACCGATTGGCAATATCTTCCCCACCACTGGCCAGTAATCGAGAAATAGTGATAATGGCCATAAGGAAAAAGCAACCTCTATAGAGATGCGAGGCGACACCGATAGAAAGTAGCCTATATGATCGGGTATCTTCGCATCGTTAACTTATTCTTCGATGTATTTTTGAAAAATTATAACGGCTAAAATAAAACTTATGGCTGCTGAAGAGAAAAGTTCCAGAATATATTGACTTTCCACTCTCCCCTGCAGAAGGGCCTGCCGTGCACCCTCGAAAATCGCCGTTGTAGGGAGCAATTTAATCAAGGGGAGGACCTCCGGCGGAAAAGAAGAGAGGGGAAAAAATAAGCCTGCCAGGAAGACCAGAGGAGTTATTACCACCCCTTGGATTTTATTGAGATCCTCTGGTCGGTCCATCACGGTTCCACACATGGTCCCCACGCAAGAAAAGATCATAGAACCCAGGAAAACAAACAGGAGATAGAACAGGAGATGGGAGACAGCAAGGGAAGAATCCTTAAACTCCCCGAAGGCAGATTCTGAGCCTGTAGAGGTTTGGAAATTTATCAGGAACAATAAAATGATGGCAACCACCATTCCTTTGATGGCACCCAGGAGAAAACCGGAAAGAATTTTGCCAATCACGATCTCGTAAACGGAGATGGGATTTACCCGGTATTCGTTAATAGTCTTCTGGACAATTCGATGGAACCATAAACTCCAGGCCCCATGGTCAAAGGCACTGGTTACGGCTGTCATGGAGACCAACCCGGGCACCATAAACGTCATATAGGGAACG encodes the following:
- a CDS encoding GTPase is translated as MQSKLKDHLKDLVNDLERFVNELDFIRPDPAVLELFRKKVRSIQEKLNALDEPLFIALIGGTGVGKSALINALAGKVISKSSAKRGFTDHKVFFCHQKRIDQILKYPFFHPGRDEISSHKEFSLEEVVLVDLPDIDSDEPSHPQQVNEMIPHADIVIWMVDHEKYNDEVLHEKYLSVLANYQKSFIFVFNRIDELLENKPNRKQARESLERIVDHFLEVLKEEGYPNLPRNRIFRISAKRALQSKQGEAKDFSENEFGQLEKLIRDQVTLKQMGQIKFLEDIHSLFLDLKTLLHFEKGWEMIQKCRYLLTEASLKPSDRPQTSSPDRAGMGSLASIPKIVEDRVVDPLFTRDFRRTLEDVFMNRIDLLMGGPLGFMISFKFRLFSPFYLLRQITSDFKGYLQEFAATFSGQGQEKDFQDVSVYLDKWEALMDLGAIYHRLNTLLRDIKKEWESVFSESGSRGVGGYGSVGTGEYGRMGATSHTSTHPYTCTPIHPPNRDQIKKLLETEKEKLKASLKESYTQLSGWEKWRSRQHLFPLLATLAAVGIPALSYISRISLYEIHLDEILLHIQSLIFSLISVPLLSYFIEALVLKRRIRHLIRREQDKLREQVQKDILKSLEDHILRPVEILLTKYETTLQRLESLEKTFQEIRFKIST
- a CDS encoding patatin-like phospholipase family protein — protein: MSLLKRRVKIGLALGGGVARSIAHVGIFKVLEREKIPIDCMAGCSGGSLAGALYASGVSVEDLERIASTLTWKHIANLALPNRGFISNKRMLRFLEKNCPKSRFEDLRIPFSVVATDLMTGEEVIFDRGELFPAIQASCSIPAIFRPVKIQGRHYIDGGFVSQIPVRAVRKMGADLVIACDVNYNEIRNGEPTNLVTLIFHLLSTVSRKNALESRQQADIVISVDVHGIGLSELHRGKEIIARGEEATLQILPILKQEISKRESLVSHTLSKLCHL
- the hpt gene encoding hypoxanthine phosphoribosyltransferase, which produces MLSNDIQEILVSTDQIQRRVKELGEAISRDYRDKEPILISILKGAVFFLADLARAISIHISLDFMAISSYGDSQKTSGVVRILKDLDETITGREILIVEDIIDTGLTLRYLLNNLEARKPASLKICTLLDKPFRRIVKLPIAYQGFEIPDKFVVGYGLDYKQRYRNLPFIGVLKPELLEDR
- a CDS encoding proline--tRNA ligase, with translation MRWSRYFLPTLREVPAEAEVISHQLMVRAGMIRKLAAGVYSYLPFGLRALKKVREIIREEMNRKGALEVYLPVVQPAEIWQESGRWQLYGKELLRFKDRHDRDFCLGPTHEEVITDIVRKEVKSYRQLPLNLYQIQTKFRDEVRPRFGLMRGREFEMKDAYSFDKDEEGANKSYQDMYDAYCRIFERCDLNFRAVEADTGPIGGSYSHEFMVLADTGEDIVVGCDTCSYAANMEKAEVRRESRETQGVEMKELEKIYTPQVKTIQDLTTFLSAKPDQMVKTLIFQVDGRPVAVLVRGDHEINPVKLKNLLGADVVEMADEETVRRVSGAPIGFAGPVGLKGIEIIADFAVQGMSNFITGANEADRHLKNVNLNRDFKVDRFADIRQAMEGDLCPRCETGRLKITRGIEVGHVFKLGTKYSKAMGATFLDADGKEKYIIMGCYGIGVGRTVAAAIEQNHDENGIIWPFPIAPFHVLILPVNMTDSRMVETAEKIYQELLAEGIEVLLDDRDERPGAKFKDADLIGIPLRVTVGNLVASEGKVEIKFRKTGEVEKVPVTEVTQRIKAILSAQLK
- a CDS encoding glycerate kinase → MKIPSRLRENALAIFKAGLQAADPLEAIHRHVKRMGLKLQVGEKVYNLSDYERMYVIGGGKAGASMARAVEDLLKGRITAGLVNVKYGHLADLEVIRLNEAGHPIPDEAGVRGTQEIVDLARQAGDKDLVICLISGGGSALLPLPVPGITLEEKQTVTKLLLACGATINEINALRKHISQIKGGQLARIVMPATLISLILSDVIGDPLDVIASGPTVPDESTFQDCWRILEKYQLVDRVPHSVLNHIRGGLSGRIAETPKPGDPAFAKTQNLIVGSNFLAVKAAAQKAKELGYNTLILSSFVEGETREVAKVHTAIVKEILNSGNPIPPPACIISGGETTVTLKGEGLGGRNQEFVLAAALDIAGLKDVVVLSAGTDGTDGPTDAAGAIADGSTVQRAKELKLDPFKYLQENDSYHFFQPLGDLILTGPTNTNVMDLRIMLVGT
- a CDS encoding dynamin family protein, whose product is MNTFKSPSIELEEQRQGILELLHQIIEDLTRVYFLPGYPDYLKKMEELSEIRSRDLEGVTSILSNFNMPFIIAFAGGSSCGKSTLFNTLAGEIASLVSLLRPTTSIPVLYHHPSQTAYFNRKDFLEPYEKIVSQQVMLQVFENRVTRSSRDKQKSLPRKIILYPSQRPDYPEDFALLDTPDVDTTEAQNKEVAHDLFHIASLILFIFSTEKYADNRLWEDVQYLQSLGKPVVFVLNKLTPEHKAEGLIEDFKEHLREKGRIPKMDPTGSRSRIQGSPLEERIFYIDREQPQTENYPLQLSQKVRDEFYEFFNTFLNPAEKRKFKFQLVSRSLDHLIERLEALLAHLQEQQRELLSLESQIEKDFRLTTEAMINEIKLVGGLNNRAVINLIRENLASLIGSLNVALLKGVKTVWEWFKSIFGKEEKTLQRSRDAIEHFIEGDFDKKFNILMSHLGDVEDHVQRLIKESCIGSSLEGAGESGNVGVCRSGNTDTIFPTSPPPLLPHSHPLKPPHASDSIYTLYNQEVTQFKKWLEGEVHSKIQALREVGSVWINLMDSVILILILLLFIYIGAKGGTITGEEAAAAAGISWVWDWLVTKFWGKEELERFMVAGGERYLDIFKNVVNKRKERYIRFIQEYQKDLENINRLAAHVSLLKTKAVPFIQRLEAEKD